One window of the bacterium Unc6 genome contains the following:
- a CDS encoding excinuclease ABC subunit A, which yields MFNKYIHIRGARTHNLKNISVKIPLGKLTVITGVSGSGKSSLAIDTLYAEGERRYVESLSSYAKQFLERLQKPDIDSIDNLPPAIALEHKNSIKTSRSTVATFTEIHDYLRLIFSRIGKINCTFCERIVKKDGPSDIANFILNIKDAEVVLITFPINIIPSIKQEEYWSNLIASGFIRVMVKNKVYEISTDPPKYIDGVEKMYVIVDRLNTDLFLPDNWPLIKHRLISSIETAYRFGKGKCFIIYNKNFFPFSNELHCAWCDIKYQDQRPALFSFNHSYGACPQCRGFGDIIELDETLIVPDKRKTIKEGAIEPWNSPIYSYFKKEIEESAKIYNIPLDIPYEQIESDKKKIIWEGTDNFTGIKPFFEWVESKKYKVQMRVFYSKYRKYTRCPQCNGRRHRKEALLTKIGEKDISEVCSMTIPKVLKFFENLKLTNEELKISQILIQEIKGRLNYLIETGLDYITLDRQSKTLSGGETQKITLASALGSSLSNTLYVLDEPTIGLHPRDTYKLLSCLNNLCKIENTVVIVEHDRDCINHSDWIIDLGPEAGELGGKIIYEGEPEGIKSANSLTGKYLSFRKSVYINTKKRTPPGWLVIRGACENNLKNIDVKIPLGLFTSVTGVSGSGKSTLIDTCIYRNIARLKGIQTKDPGEIKSIEGKERISGVRFVDQSPISKTPRSTPVTYLKAFDGIRKIFASTNASKRKGLTEAHFSFNSQQGRCPKCKGTGFEIIDMVFLADVFVSCDFCQTTRYKQQVRDIRFKDKTIADILQMSVSEAIDFFKPYKNITNPLGVLSDIGMSYIRLGQPANSLSAGESQRLKLAKELLFSHKSDILYLFDEPTTGLHFNDIQKLLIALNRLVDEGNTVVVIEHNIDVISSSDWVIDLGPEGADKGGYIVAEGTPEQIAHCKNSYTGRYIHCP from the coding sequence ATGTTTAATAAATACATACACATAAGAGGGGCACGGACACATAACCTTAAAAATATTTCTGTTAAGATTCCGTTAGGAAAATTAACGGTTATAACAGGTGTTTCCGGTTCCGGGAAATCAAGCCTTGCAATAGATACGCTGTATGCAGAAGGAGAAAGAAGATATGTAGAGTCTCTGTCTTCATATGCGAAACAATTTCTTGAAAGGCTCCAAAAACCGGATATTGATTCTATTGATAACCTCCCTCCTGCTATTGCACTGGAACATAAAAATAGCATCAAAACATCAAGGTCAACTGTTGCGACCTTTACTGAAATACATGATTATCTTAGACTTATCTTTAGCAGAATTGGAAAAATAAATTGCACCTTCTGTGAAAGGATTGTAAAAAAAGATGGTCCCTCAGATATAGCAAATTTCATCTTGAACATAAAAGATGCGGAAGTAGTTCTTATCACATTTCCGATAAACATAATTCCATCAATAAAACAAGAAGAATACTGGTCAAATCTTATAGCATCCGGTTTTATCAGGGTGATGGTAAAAAACAAAGTATATGAAATATCAACAGACCCACCTAAATACATAGATGGGGTTGAAAAAATGTATGTGATTGTAGACAGGCTTAATACAGACCTATTTCTGCCTGACAACTGGCCTCTAATAAAACACAGGCTCATATCATCAATAGAAACTGCATATCGTTTTGGCAAGGGAAAATGTTTTATTATTTATAACAAAAATTTCTTTCCTTTCAGCAATGAACTTCACTGTGCATGGTGTGATATAAAATATCAAGACCAAAGGCCAGCCCTTTTTTCATTTAACCACTCATACGGTGCCTGCCCTCAATGTCGTGGTTTTGGAGATATAATAGAACTTGATGAAACACTTATAGTGCCTGATAAAAGAAAAACCATAAAAGAAGGAGCAATAGAGCCCTGGAACAGCCCCATATATTCATACTTCAAAAAAGAAATTGAAGAGTCTGCAAAGATATACAACATCCCTCTTGATATCCCTTATGAACAGATAGAATCTGACAAAAAGAAGATTATATGGGAAGGAACAGATAATTTTACAGGTATAAAACCATTTTTTGAATGGGTTGAATCAAAGAAATACAAGGTGCAGATGCGTGTATTCTATTCAAAATACAGGAAGTACACAAGATGCCCGCAATGCAACGGCAGGAGGCACCGCAAAGAAGCGCTTCTTACAAAAATAGGTGAAAAAGATATCTCTGAGGTTTGTTCAATGACAATCCCAAAAGTACTAAAATTTTTTGAAAACTTAAAATTAACCAACGAAGAATTAAAAATCTCACAAATACTTATTCAAGAAATAAAAGGAAGACTTAATTACCTTATTGAAACAGGGTTGGATTACATTACACTTGACAGACAATCAAAAACACTTTCAGGCGGGGAAACACAAAAAATTACACTTGCAAGCGCATTAGGCTCTTCGCTTTCAAATACACTCTATGTGCTTGATGAGCCAACAATAGGTCTGCACCCCAGAGATACATACAAACTGCTTTCTTGTCTTAATAATCTGTGTAAAATTGAAAACACAGTTGTTATTGTTGAACATGACAGAGACTGTATCAACCATTCTGATTGGATTATTGACCTTGGCCCTGAGGCAGGAGAATTAGGCGGAAAGATAATATATGAAGGAGAACCAGAAGGCATAAAATCGGCAAATTCACTTACGGGAAAATATCTTTCTTTTAGAAAAAGTGTTTATATAAACACAAAAAAAAGAACGCCTCCAGGGTGGCTTGTCATAAGAGGTGCCTGTGAAAACAATCTTAAAAACATAGATGTAAAGATACCGCTGGGGCTTTTCACATCTGTAACAGGCGTTTCCGGTTCCGGTAAAAGCACACTTATTGATACCTGTATTTATAGAAATATTGCAAGATTAAAGGGTATTCAAACAAAAGACCCGGGAGAAATAAAAAGCATTGAGGGTAAGGAAAGAATATCTGGCGTAAGGTTTGTCGACCAGTCCCCTATAAGTAAAACGCCCCGCTCAACACCTGTCACATATCTTAAAGCATTTGATGGTATAAGAAAAATTTTTGCTTCAACCAATGCATCAAAAAGAAAAGGGCTAACAGAGGCACACTTTTCATTCAACTCACAGCAGGGTAGATGTCCTAAGTGTAAGGGGACGGGATTTGAAATAATTGATATGGTATTTCTTGCCGATGTATTTGTCTCCTGTGATTTTTGTCAAACAACCAGATACAAACAGCAGGTTAGGGATATCAGGTTCAAAGATAAAACTATTGCAGATATACTTCAGATGAGTGTTTCTGAGGCAATAGACTTTTTTAAACCCTATAAAAATATAACAAATCCTCTTGGTGTTTTAAGTGATATAGGGATGTCTTATATAAGACTTGGTCAGCCTGCAAACTCTTTGTCAGCAGGAGAATCACAGAGATTAAAATTAGCAAAAGAACTTTTATTCTCACACAAATCAGACATCCTGTATCTTTTTGATGAACCAACAACAGGGCTTCATTTCAACGATATACAAAAACTTCTCATTGCCCTTAACAGGCTTGTGGATGAAGGGAACACAGTTGTTGTCATAGAACATAATATTGATGTTATTTCATCTTCAGACTGGGTAATAGACCTTGGACCCGAAGGTGCTGATAAGGGGGGCTATATTGTTGCAGAAGGAACGCCTGAACAGATTGCCCATTGCAAAAACTCATATACAGGAAGATATATCCACTGCCCATAA
- a CDS encoding elongation factor P yields MVSTEQFKNGLTFKLEGKVVRLIEFQHVKPGKGAAFVRTKLRIIKTGFVLERTFDGGTKFEDAYIQEKELQYLYKDGDTFYFMDQQTFEQVELSSEEVKRAANYIIENMNISASFCDGALLEVSPPMFVELVVTETEPGVRGDTAKGGTKSAKLESGAVVQVPLFVEKGDKIKVDTRTGTYVSRV; encoded by the coding sequence ATGGTATCAACGGAACAGTTTAAAAACGGACTTACATTTAAGTTAGAAGGTAAGGTTGTAAGGCTCATTGAATTTCAACATGTAAAACCCGGAAAAGGTGCTGCATTTGTAAGAACAAAGTTAAGGATAATAAAAACAGGTTTCGTATTGGAAAGAACTTTTGACGGAGGCACCAAGTTTGAGGATGCATATATACAGGAAAAGGAACTTCAATATCTTTATAAAGATGGGGACACATTTTATTTTATGGATCAGCAAACATTTGAACAGGTTGAATTGAGTAGTGAAGAGGTTAAAAGAGCAGCCAATTATATAATAGAAAATATGAATATCAGTGCATCGTTTTGCGATGGTGCGCTTCTTGAGGTGTCGCCTCCGATGTTTGTTGAACTTGTTGTTACAGAAACAGAACCGGGTGTCAGGGGTGATACTGCAAAAGGCGGAACAAAATCCGCAAAATTGGAATCAGGCGCAGTTGTTCAGGTTCCTCTGTTTGTAGAAAAAGGAGATAAAATAAAAGTAGATACAAGAACAGGAACATATGTAAGCAGAGTATAG